The Brevibacillus brevis genome contains a region encoding:
- a CDS encoding immunity 22 family protein → MRNVVTVWGTTLQSSDDLADFLTPVYDEDGDVIPSGFLTASGLEWVDEDFFEVHEVQDAEARADFLTYLENEYAMNATLDRKEWPKQLTEEIGKYPHVILLYGNESRYGPINEKLFDLTEGGQVKDSPLVLLAKLVFETEER, encoded by the coding sequence ATGAGAAATGTGGTAACGGTATGGGGAACAACCTTGCAGTCTTCTGATGATCTAGCGGATTTTCTGACTCCCGTTTACGATGAGGACGGGGATGTGATACCATCTGGCTTTTTAACAGCGTCGGGCCTTGAATGGGTGGACGAGGACTTTTTTGAAGTGCATGAGGTACAGGATGCAGAGGCCAGAGCGGACTTTTTGACGTATTTGGAAAATGAATATGCGATGAATGCAACACTCGATAGAAAAGAATGGCCCAAACAGCTAACCGAGGAGATTGGCAAGTACCCACATGTGATTTTGCTGTACGGCAATGAATCACGCTACGGTCCGATTAACGAAAAATTGTTCGATCTCACTGAGGGCGGGCAAGTAAAAGATTCACCGCTGGTCCTGCTTGCCAAACTTGTATTTGAGACAGAGGAGCGGTAA
- a CDS encoding SMI1/KNR4 family protein, translated as MPMQQRMEKWFEAWKLLMHDMERQGAQVWPLTIEPPAGLEEIERREESLGISFPATIRTILLAGSSQVQINWSLPSRALDPFSLSGDLGWSLDAFEWPCFGGDEESENEKRYLCFHVGGNGDMLLIDLSTGADDPPVYSWGHETDEFLLLGKSFTEFVERVTELGCIGAECWNYEALAGVDGLDLEGQVAQEWKEWLQTYRTLTFEEAAQDFEKLVLFAKMHGAGDSRIQEAFAQYDWEPVLHKWITQIEEETSSSNLLLWCQLIVETVGKKAESWVRSLWESGRHYERIGSSLRAYVTAACLPEEEGLQRILAEMDEVVARKECLVGYAANSHLHHFRSREVILWMEPHVAYPIEGWDELFAVSRPQWDDLIRWLDGNEAQRQIALSAWGKMLTSGESPSGEANWQEINRLLDVAYEKAILRKEKERVDRIRSSLETVKH; from the coding sequence ATGCCAATGCAGCAGCGAATGGAAAAGTGGTTTGAAGCGTGGAAGTTACTTATGCATGATATGGAGCGACAAGGTGCCCAGGTTTGGCCGCTCACGATAGAACCACCAGCAGGGCTGGAAGAAATCGAAAGAAGAGAGGAAAGTCTCGGGATCAGCTTTCCCGCGACAATCCGTACTATTTTGCTTGCGGGAAGCAGTCAGGTTCAAATAAATTGGTCGTTGCCATCTCGAGCGTTAGACCCTTTTTCGCTCAGTGGGGATTTGGGATGGTCATTGGATGCGTTTGAATGGCCGTGCTTTGGCGGGGACGAAGAGAGTGAGAACGAGAAAAGGTACCTCTGTTTTCACGTCGGCGGGAATGGCGACATGCTGCTAATCGATTTGTCGACAGGCGCGGATGACCCGCCCGTCTATTCTTGGGGGCATGAGACAGACGAGTTCCTATTACTCGGCAAAAGCTTCACAGAGTTCGTAGAGCGAGTCACGGAGCTGGGCTGTATTGGGGCAGAGTGCTGGAATTATGAAGCGCTTGCCGGTGTAGATGGGCTCGATCTCGAAGGGCAAGTCGCACAAGAGTGGAAGGAATGGCTGCAAACCTATCGGACACTAACCTTTGAAGAGGCGGCGCAAGATTTCGAGAAGCTGGTCTTGTTTGCAAAAATGCATGGTGCAGGAGATTCACGTATCCAAGAGGCATTTGCTCAGTACGATTGGGAGCCGGTTTTGCATAAATGGATAACGCAAATTGAAGAGGAAACTTCATCAAGCAATCTGCTACTCTGGTGCCAGCTCATTGTCGAGACAGTAGGCAAGAAGGCAGAGAGCTGGGTACGCTCGCTATGGGAGTCCGGGCGACATTATGAACGGATAGGCTCAAGCCTACGTGCCTATGTAACGGCTGCTTGTTTGCCGGAAGAAGAGGGATTGCAGCGAATTTTGGCTGAAATGGACGAAGTCGTTGCCAGAAAAGAATGTCTAGTAGGGTATGCTGCCAACAGTCATTTGCATCACTTTCGCTCCCGAGAAGTCATTTTGTGGATGGAACCGCATGTGGCGTACCCGATTGAAGGCTGGGATGAGCTATTCGCGGTATCGCGTCCACAATGGGATGATCTGATTCGCTGGCTGGACGGAAATGAAGCACAGCGGCAGATTGCGTTAAGTGCTTGGGGGAAAATGCTGACAAGTGGTGAGTCGCCTTCTGGTGAAGCGAATTGGCAAGAAATCAATCGGTTGTTGGACGTAGCGTACGAGAAAGCCATTCTGCGAAAGGAAAAGGAGCGTGTAGATCGCATTCGCTCTTCCTTGGAAACAGTAAAGCATTAG
- a CDS encoding WGxxGxxG family protein: MKKLNAIMLAFMLTVTMSVTASAEAGGTIGAGNTGGINTPNNMTGNTGVGVTGNGAPANTGINNNAYRTTAADTDSDWEWIGLLGLVGLAGLRGRNRERNPQK, encoded by the coding sequence TTGAAAAAGTTGAACGCAATTATGTTGGCTTTCATGCTAACTGTAACAATGAGCGTAACTGCATCCGCTGAGGCTGGTGGTACCATAGGTGCGGGGAACACAGGAGGAATAAACACCCCAAATAATATGACGGGCAATACGGGTGTAGGCGTAACAGGAAATGGGGCGCCAGCTAACACAGGTATCAATAACAATGCGTACAGAACCACAGCAGCAGATACTGATTCAGACTGGGAATGGATAGGTTTGCTTGGATTAGTTGGTCTTGCTGGTTTGAGGGGGAGAAATAGGGAACGAAATCCCCAGAAGTAA
- a CDS encoding sigma-70 family RNA polymerase sigma factor: MSSIIAALSLVFKELLVFVAYVKNNAFPQPLQDTEEEKYLRLMAKGDPYARNKLIEHNLRLVAHIVKKFENTGEDSEDLISIGTIGLIKAIESYQVDKGTKLATYAARCIENEMLKSKG, from the coding sequence ATGTCCAGCATTATCGCGGCGCTTTCCCTTGTTTTTAAAGAACTTCTTGTTTTTGTGGCTTATGTCAAGAACAATGCCTTCCCGCAACCGCTTCAGGACACCGAAGAAGAAAAGTACCTCCGACTCATGGCCAAAGGCGACCCTTACGCCCGCAACAAGCTGATTGAGCACAATTTGCGTTTGGTGGCACATATTGTGAAGAAATTCGAGAACACGGGTGAGGACAGTGAAGATCTGATTTCCATCGGTACCATCGGCTTGATCAAAGCAATCGAGAGTTATCAGGTGGATAAGGGCACCAAGCTGGCTACGTATGCTGCACGTTGTATTGAGAATGAGATGTTAAAGTCAAAAGGGTGA
- a CDS encoding ankyrin repeat domain-containing protein, whose product MAYHFADLYDAAEIGDIELVKKIVTKQPELLHEKDEYEFSLLHGAVMTDDVDLITYLVEQGADVHAKNDEGITPLHIALYPEVAEALIAHGADIHASAHDGSTPLHTQVSDGEERLDVVELLLAKGANPNKKDMEGQTPYDIARQREDEEMMALFE is encoded by the coding sequence ATGGCTTACCATTTCGCAGATTTATATGATGCAGCTGAAATAGGAGACATTGAGCTCGTAAAAAAGATCGTCACGAAACAGCCGGAATTGCTGCATGAAAAGGATGAGTATGAGTTTTCCCTCCTGCATGGAGCGGTAATGACGGACGATGTTGATCTCATTACGTATTTGGTCGAACAGGGAGCAGATGTCCATGCGAAAAACGATGAGGGGATTACCCCGTTGCATATCGCGCTCTATCCAGAGGTTGCAGAGGCGCTCATCGCGCACGGTGCAGACATACATGCCAGCGCTCATGATGGAAGTACCCCGCTGCACACACAAGTATCGGATGGCGAGGAGCGTTTGGATGTGGTAGAGCTGCTGCTGGCAAAAGGTGCGAATCCTAACAAAAAGGACATGGAGGGGCAAACACCATACGATATAGCACGCCAGAGAGAAGACGAAGAGATGATGGCTTTATTTGAATAG